One Kitasatospora sp. NBC_01287 DNA window includes the following coding sequences:
- a CDS encoding response regulator — protein sequence MSGRILVVDDSEVIRRLIRVNLELEGFEVVTAADGAECLEVVRRVRPDVVTLDVMMPRLDGLRTAARLRAEEQTARLPIAIVSACTPADLRRGESVGVDGYLGKPFDPADLVALVRRLLAIKEHGEQGGHGRNGGLTFGGGDVR from the coding sequence GTGTCCGGGCGGATCCTCGTGGTGGACGACAGCGAGGTGATCCGCCGGTTGATCAGGGTCAACCTGGAGCTGGAGGGCTTCGAGGTGGTGACCGCGGCGGACGGTGCCGAGTGCCTGGAGGTGGTCCGGCGGGTGCGGCCGGACGTGGTGACGCTGGACGTGATGATGCCGCGGCTGGACGGGCTGCGGACGGCGGCGCGGTTGCGGGCCGAGGAGCAGACGGCGCGGCTGCCGATCGCGATCGTGAGCGCCTGCACGCCGGCGGACCTGCGCCGGGGTGAGTCGGTCGGGGTGGACGGGTACCTCGGCAAGCCGTTCGACCCGGCGGACCTGGTCGCGCTGGTGCGCAGGCTGCTGGCCATCAAGGAGCACGGGGAGCAGGGGGGCCACGGGCGGAACGGCGGGTTGACCTTCGGCGGCGGCGACGTTCGCTGA